Genomic DNA from Acidimicrobiales bacterium:
GATGTAGACGCCGTCGAACTGTGGCATGAGTTCGGCCCGGCTGACATGGCCGCCGGTGACCGAGCAGCGGCCGCCGTCGTGGCCGTAGACGTAGATCGGTGCCGTGTGGTTCGCCGGGGTTTGGCCACCCTCGTACGGCTGATTTCCCTCGACCAGATTCCACCCGAGGTTGGCGCCACGGCCGCCGCCATCGGACTGGGCGAGCTTGTCGATCTCTTCGATGGCGTTCTGGCCGACATCGCCGATCCAGAGGTCGCCGGTCAGCTGGTCGAACGAGAGCCGCCAGGGGTTGCGCGCTCCGTACGTCCACACCTCGGGGGCGCCGTCGACCCCGTCGGCGAACGGATTGCTGACCGGCACGGCGTACGTGCTGGTCTCGCTGCTCACCGGGTCGATGCGAAGTAGCGAACCGAGGAGGTCTCGCGGATCCTGGCCGGTCTGCTCGGGATCGCCGGCGCCGCCGCCGTCGCCCAGCCCGATGTAGAGGAATCCGTCGGGGCCGACGGCGAGGCCGCCGCCGTTGTGGTTCGGCGCCGGCTGAGGCACCCGGATCAGCTCGATGCGGTCGTCGTAGCTGGCTCGATCGGACCGGTCGACCTCGTACTTGTCGACGACGACGTCGCCGTTGAGGTCGGTGTAGTACACGAACATGTCGCGCCCGTCGGACGAGAACGTGACGTTGAGGAGGCCCTGTTCGCTCTCGAGCGAGACCAGTCCGGTGAGGTCGAGCATGGGGCGCGACGACAGCCTGATGCGTTCGATCGCCTTCTCGGGGG
This window encodes:
- a CDS encoding PQQ-dependent sugar dehydrogenase; protein product: MRRSPYLLFLALLTAACGFPEVATAPTSSLPSSDSETVATTDDPAADATLATPPLADESEGAAWADMALTLEPIAEIANPISITGRSGTLNLYVANRDGVIHVLERTISPEKAIERIRLSSRPMLDLTGLVSLESEQGLLNVTFSSDGRDMFVYYTDLNGDVVVDKYEVDRSDRASYDDRIELIRVPQPAPNHNGGGLAVGPDGFLYIGLGDGGGAGDPEQTGQDPRDLLGSLLRIDPVSSETSTYAVPVSNPFADGVDGAPEVWTYGARNPWRLSFDQLTGDLWIGDVGQNAIEEIDKLAQSDGGGRGANLGWNLVEGNQPYEGGQTPANHTAPIYVYGHDGGRCSVTGGHVSRAELMPQFDGVYIFGDYCTGEIFGLAMVDGAVLVRPLQVTAAGGELVSFGQDTLGRVFVVESGGRISRIAPAPADAEG